TACAACAAGAATTAGACGAACTCGTTGAAATAGAACTCGAAGCAAGTATAGTTCGTGCCGCCAGTACTTTCGCGGGTCAAGAAGTTTCGTAAATCCTTTTTATCCAGTTATTGCTGAGCAGGCGCAACATCGTTGCGAATACTGCCATGCTCCAGAAATTGTGTTTAATTCTCCATTTGAATTAGGTTTATTCCCGTGAATATTTAAAGGGCGATCGCCCCATTCATCACAGAGCATTTTGTAAAGCTTGTACAACCTTGCCAGTATCACCATTTAATAAAGCTGGCACATCTAAAACTAATCCTTGAAACTCTCGACTGCGTAACAAACCATTCGTATCGGGCGATAATTTTTGATATCTACCATCCCCTAAAACAAACCAGTCAATCTCTTGGTCAAATGTTCGCCACACCAAATATTCCTTTACGCCATTTCGTTCAAAAGCATCCTTTTTGCCATGCAAATCATAGGAAGTCGTGCTTGCAGAAATTTCCACAACTAGCTCTGGTGAGCCAACAAGATAGCCATCCTCACTAACCGAAGTCCGCCCACTATCAGCCCGAAACATCACAATGTCAGGCTGAGGTTCATTGTCATTATCGAGTCGTACAGTCGGTTCAATACCAATTCTCAAATTTGGGTGATTGGCTTTGTATAATCCCAGCCAAGTCACTAAATTACTGTGGGGTTCTGCATGGGGGGTGAACCTGAGAGGTGATGCCACGTAGACGACTCCTTCAATTAATTCCGCTTTTTTTACATCTGGACTAGCCGCATATCGCCGCTCAAACTCAGCTTGATTGAGGCGATCGCCATTTTCGAGAAACGGAATTGTCCGAGATGAATCTGCTAGCACCATACCTAGAACACCTGCTGTTACTTCGCTCACCTCAATTTAACACTCTCATCCTGAATCGAAAGATAGAGCGGCGATCGCCTTTTATTGCGACTCAGTATTGACCATCAAAAGCTATCGAAATTATTGGAAGCGAGATTGTTGTTGAGGAGCTTGTTTTAAGTGAAGGCAAGCAAGTACAGTAACTTGCTTCTCTGTGATTAGATAAAAAAGAGCGTAGGGAAAGCGACGAATTATTTTGCGGCGAAGATTTTTCAAAACGACAAGATAGGCTTCAGGATAGCGTTGAATCTGTGCCAAATTACTATCAATTATGCGGATAAATTCTGAACCCAATCCTTTGCTACGTTTTTCGTACCAATCGTATATATTTTCTAGGTCTTGCTCAGTCTGAGAAGTTATGAAGATTGGCAACTTCATTTGTCTAAAATCCGCTGTCGCACATCCGCCCAAGCAGAAACATCATCTGGATTATCTTTGTGTTGAATGAGTCGATGATCAAGTTCTTCTACTTGACTGGGAGTCAGGGGTAATTCTTCTGTTGATGTCGCGATATCATCCCATAGATCTTGAACGAGTTGAATCTTCTCAGCAAGACTCAATTCCTTAATTTGTTCAGAAAGAACGCTCATAAGAATTTTGTAAGGCGCATGGTGACTACAATCTTAGCCCATGAGTCAAAAGGGCGATCGCCCCTTGGATATTCTTTCTGGCCTGTTTTTCAAATCGTTATGCAAAAAAAACTGTTTGAGCAATCGTTAAGCTTTGCATCAGTTTGATCGTGTTTAGCGCAGCCTAAGCTTGCCATCAAATTACGCCAGCGCTGCCAAAGCTCCGAATGTGAGGAATTCATTTTATCCTTGCAAAACGTTACGGTTCCCACAGGAACCCGAAGGGCGATCGTTATGATTTAGAGGTAC
The window above is part of the [Limnothrix rosea] IAM M-220 genome. Proteins encoded here:
- a CDS encoding Uma2 family endonuclease, with translation MSEVTAGVLGMVLADSSRTIPFLENGDRLNQAEFERRYAASPDVKKAELIEGVVYVASPLRFTPHAEPHSNLVTWLGLYKANHPNLRIGIEPTVRLDNDNEPQPDIVMFRADSGRTSVSEDGYLVGSPELVVEISASTTSYDLHGKKDAFERNGVKEYLVWRTFDQEIDWFVLGDGRYQKLSPDTNGLLRSREFQGLVLDVPALLNGDTGKVVQALQNAL
- a CDS encoding type II toxin-antitoxin system RelE/ParE family toxin; the protein is MKLPIFITSQTEQDLENIYDWYEKRSKGLGSEFIRIIDSNLAQIQRYPEAYLVVLKNLRRKIIRRFPYALFYLITEKQVTVLACLHLKQAPQQQSRFQ
- a CDS encoding addiction module protein gives rise to the protein MSVLSEQIKELSLAEKIQLVQDLWDDIATSTEELPLTPSQVEELDHRLIQHKDNPDDVSAWADVRQRILDK